From Methanocella paludicola SANAE, a single genomic window includes:
- the trxA gene encoding thioredoxin — translation MAETTQFVKEVNDAGFDEAVKSNRVALVDCWAPWCGPCRILAPTIEALAKDYGDKVKFFKLNTDENPRVTTQFRIRSIPTLFIFVDGKLADTIIGAVPRQYIEGKLKALLPQ, via the coding sequence ATGGCTGAGACCACACAGTTCGTTAAGGAGGTCAACGACGCCGGGTTCGACGAGGCGGTCAAGAGCAACCGGGTAGCGCTCGTCGACTGCTGGGCGCCCTGGTGCGGCCCGTGCAGGATCCTGGCGCCCACTATCGAGGCCCTCGCGAAGGACTACGGCGACAAAGTAAAATTCTTCAAGCTGAACACGGACGAGAACCCCAGGGTGACCACCCAGTTCCGCATCCGCAGCATCCCCACGCTGTTCATCTTCGTGGACGGCAAGCTGGCCGACACCATCATCGGCGCCGTCCCGCGCCAGTACATCGAGGGCAAGCTGAAGGCGCTGCTCCCCCAGTAA
- a CDS encoding DNA topoisomerase VI subunit B — MADRKTARELAKDMKEISFSEFIATNPHLVGFESSLKMIPMSIHEILTNSLDACESAGILPEVWIDLKSIDEKGRLKRYRLTVRDNGPGIMPKNIPPVFGKLLYGSKFGVRKQSRGQQGIGVSAVVLISQIKTGEHAVVRSSTDGRNTHVYELTVDVNKNAAKIHNACKEKSDGWRGVEVSVVLEAMFSSRIMEYLELTAAINPHMALHYDGVDEKDRLDVERRTDVLPRQPVETKPHPLGADYDLLSKMAARTKHRRLYDFLKGEFDRMRPDIVRNIVRSCKDTVDVDRPPAELSRKELSGLVEAMRGVETLPPSPECLSPVGEDILIKGVVDRLRPKFIAAVTRKPSAMRGQPFLVEIIMAYGCEADFGGSPDPITGVSVHRFVNRVPLLFSESSDVILKAVREAGLGRYEVVPESRSHVFVHVAGVNIPYTSESKEAVKAVDEYYEEIRLAVQDCGRKISKHIRQVKRTEENLIKGKKKAVIHSLLLRELNRFAGKKLADLAYAESFGFDDSLAEVVSQYHLDVWRTAPRKMKREEAKGAAVAA, encoded by the coding sequence ATGGCAGACAGAAAAACGGCCAGAGAGCTGGCAAAGGACATGAAGGAGATATCCTTCAGCGAATTCATCGCCACTAACCCTCACCTGGTGGGATTCGAGAGCTCGCTCAAGATGATACCGATGTCCATCCACGAGATCCTCACCAATTCGCTTGACGCCTGCGAGTCCGCGGGCATACTCCCCGAGGTCTGGATAGACCTGAAGAGCATTGACGAGAAAGGCCGGCTGAAGCGGTACCGTTTAACGGTCCGGGATAACGGCCCCGGCATCATGCCCAAGAACATCCCGCCCGTGTTCGGCAAGCTACTCTACGGCAGCAAGTTCGGCGTCCGGAAGCAGTCGAGGGGGCAGCAGGGAATAGGGGTCTCCGCGGTCGTGCTCATCTCGCAGATCAAGACAGGCGAGCACGCCGTCGTGAGGTCGTCCACGGACGGGAGGAACACGCACGTCTACGAGCTCACGGTGGACGTGAACAAGAACGCGGCGAAGATCCATAATGCCTGTAAGGAGAAGTCGGACGGCTGGAGGGGCGTGGAGGTGAGCGTGGTGCTCGAGGCCATGTTCTCGTCGCGCATCATGGAGTACCTGGAGCTGACGGCGGCCATCAACCCCCACATGGCGCTGCACTACGACGGCGTGGACGAGAAGGACCGGCTGGACGTGGAGAGGAGGACGGACGTATTACCGAGACAGCCCGTTGAGACGAAGCCCCATCCCCTGGGCGCGGACTACGACCTCTTGAGTAAAATGGCCGCCCGCACGAAGCACAGGCGCCTCTACGATTTCCTCAAGGGCGAGTTCGACCGGATGCGCCCGGACATCGTGAGGAACATCGTCAGGAGCTGCAAGGACACGGTGGACGTGGACAGGCCCCCTGCAGAGCTTTCGAGAAAGGAGCTTTCTGGCCTGGTGGAAGCCATGCGGGGCGTGGAGACGCTGCCCCCGTCGCCGGAATGCCTCTCCCCCGTAGGCGAGGATATCCTCATCAAGGGCGTGGTGGACCGGCTCAGGCCGAAGTTCATCGCCGCCGTCACCCGGAAGCCCTCGGCCATGCGGGGACAGCCGTTCTTAGTGGAGATTATCATGGCCTACGGCTGCGAGGCGGACTTCGGCGGCTCGCCCGACCCCATCACCGGCGTGTCTGTCCACCGGTTCGTCAACCGGGTGCCGCTCCTCTTCTCCGAGTCGAGCGACGTCATCCTGAAGGCCGTGAGGGAGGCGGGCCTTGGCCGATACGAGGTCGTCCCCGAGTCCAGGTCCCACGTGTTCGTCCACGTTGCCGGCGTGAACATCCCGTACACGAGCGAGAGCAAGGAGGCCGTCAAGGCCGTGGACGAGTACTACGAGGAAATAAGGCTCGCGGTACAGGACTGCGGCCGCAAGATCTCCAAGCATATTCGCCAGGTCAAGAGGACGGAGGAGAACCTCATCAAGGGCAAGAAGAAGGCGGTCATCCATTCCTTACTGCTCAGGGAGCTGAACCGTTTCGCCGGGAAGAAATTGGCCGACCTGGCGTACGCGGAGTCGTTCGGGTTCGACGATTCTCTAGCGGAGGTGGTCAGCCAGTACCACCTGGACGTGTGGCGCACTGCGCCAAGGAAAATGAAGCGAGAGGAGGCGAAGGGCGCGGCAGTGGCCGCCTGA
- a CDS encoding S26 family signal peptidase, which produces MVKTPEFLKAFAEKYPGVYGLLQDVAFSLAVVAVIAAALYLYAGMWPPMVSVNGISMYPNMENGDLVFIQGLGRGDVQTFENSTSTGYIMYNNYGDVIVYEPYGDTSRPYVIHRAMKWVNKGDVMYTDSMGVEHIAQESGFMTLGDNNGGIYDQMAPTICYDQPVQKKWILGIARFKLPYLGYLRSLI; this is translated from the coding sequence ATGGTGAAGACACCCGAGTTCTTAAAGGCGTTCGCGGAGAAATATCCGGGAGTTTACGGGCTCTTACAGGACGTGGCCTTCTCCTTGGCAGTAGTGGCCGTCATCGCGGCGGCACTGTATTTATACGCGGGCATGTGGCCCCCGATGGTCAGCGTGAACGGCATCAGCATGTACCCCAACATGGAGAACGGCGACCTGGTCTTTATCCAGGGGCTGGGCCGGGGCGACGTCCAGACATTCGAGAACTCCACGTCGACCGGATACATAATGTACAACAACTATGGGGATGTGATAGTCTACGAGCCTTACGGCGACACGTCGAGGCCATACGTGATCCACCGGGCCATGAAGTGGGTGAACAAGGGCGACGTGATGTACACCGACAGCATGGGCGTGGAGCATATCGCCCAGGAGTCCGGGTTCATGACCCTCGGCGATAATAACGGAGGCATCTACGACCAGATGGCCCCCACGATATGCTACGACCAGCCTGTGCAGAAGAAGTGGATCCTGGGGATCGCCCGGTTCAAGCTGCCCTACCTCGGCTACCTGCGCTCGCTCATCTGA
- a CDS encoding Sjogren's syndrome/scleroderma autoantigen 1 family protein produces MEDKDLEKVTKMLERGGTMLAKHCECGAPLFKYQGKVVCPICDAKKEEHAQTQEQARLAVPVETRPAVSPQAMETVKSTPIMEIPERRMSVVVGSEELDDAAVEAAVIAKINDIAVRLASETYPNKIQIYLDILERSLRVLKELHGISR; encoded by the coding sequence ATGGAAGACAAAGACCTCGAGAAAGTGACGAAGATGCTGGAGCGCGGCGGCACGATGCTCGCGAAACACTGCGAGTGCGGGGCGCCCCTGTTCAAGTACCAGGGCAAGGTCGTCTGCCCGATCTGCGACGCGAAGAAAGAGGAGCACGCGCAGACTCAGGAGCAGGCAAGGCTGGCGGTGCCCGTTGAGACGAGGCCGGCAGTATCGCCCCAGGCCATGGAGACAGTGAAGAGCACGCCCATCATGGAGATCCCCGAGAGGCGCATGAGCGTCGTGGTCGGCAGCGAGGAGCTGGACGACGCGGCCGTCGAGGCGGCGGTCATCGCCAAGATCAACGACATCGCGGTGCGGCTCGCCTCCGAGACCTACCCGAACAAGATCCAGATATACCTGGACATCCTGGAGAGGTCCCTACGGGTGCTCAAAGAGCTGCACGGGATATCCCGTTAA
- a CDS encoding glycosyltransferase: protein MKIAVFTDTFYPQVNGVVNAVRNFDRMLSGRGHEVRVFTEGRKPGVASMDGAEVHRYRAFTFLPYPEFEASVDVLGPVRDASRFGPEVVHAHTPFVLGYCAWRTARRLKVPLVGTFHTPVDEYVVYLSRHFKMSRRMLKGIARAYQNWFYGLCDVIIVPAKSAARYIDVKDRRIEVVSNGLDLKRYGREGRDAFREKFGLGESPVILHGGRLSFEKRIDGVIKAMPLVLEAVPDAKLLIVGRGPARKSLDALVEELGLQKSVVFTGYVSDDDFPKAFAAADVLALNSPVETQSLIVLEAFATGVPVVGADAGAIPDAVLPGENGFLFDTDDTKAMAGRLIQILSDKALREKLGRGALSTASEHSLEKSAEKLLAVYRSAIEKRT, encoded by the coding sequence ATGAAGATCGCCGTGTTCACCGACACCTTCTACCCCCAGGTCAACGGCGTGGTCAACGCCGTCCGGAACTTCGACCGGATGCTGTCGGGCAGGGGCCACGAGGTGAGGGTTTTCACCGAGGGCAGGAAGCCCGGCGTGGCGTCGATGGACGGGGCCGAGGTGCACCGCTACCGGGCCTTCACGTTTTTGCCGTACCCGGAGTTCGAGGCATCGGTGGACGTGCTGGGGCCGGTGAGGGACGCCTCCCGGTTCGGGCCGGAGGTCGTCCACGCCCACACGCCCTTCGTCCTGGGGTACTGCGCCTGGCGGACCGCAAGGCGCCTCAAGGTCCCCCTGGTGGGCACCTTCCATACGCCCGTGGACGAGTATGTTGTTTATTTATCGAGGCACTTCAAGATGAGCCGGCGCATGCTGAAGGGCATCGCGAGGGCCTACCAGAACTGGTTCTACGGCCTCTGCGACGTCATCATCGTCCCGGCGAAGTCGGCCGCCCGGTACATCGATGTAAAGGACAGGCGTATCGAGGTCGTGTCCAATGGCCTGGACCTGAAGAGGTATGGCCGTGAGGGCCGGGACGCGTTCAGGGAGAAGTTCGGGCTCGGCGAATCGCCCGTTATCCTGCACGGCGGGAGGCTCAGTTTCGAGAAGCGCATCGACGGCGTAATAAAGGCGATGCCCCTGGTGCTCGAGGCCGTCCCGGACGCGAAGCTGCTCATCGTGGGCAGGGGGCCGGCCAGGAAATCTCTGGACGCGCTCGTGGAGGAGCTCGGGCTGCAGAAGTCCGTCGTATTCACGGGCTACGTGAGCGACGATGACTTCCCGAAGGCGTTCGCCGCGGCGGACGTTCTCGCCCTTAACTCGCCCGTGGAGACGCAGTCCCTCATCGTGCTGGAGGCCTTCGCGACGGGGGTGCCCGTGGTGGGCGCCGACGCCGGGGCCATACCCGACGCCGTCTTGCCGGGCGAGAACGGGTTCTTATTCGATACTGACGACACGAAGGCCATGGCGGGCCGCCTCATACAAATACTGAGCGATAAAGCGTTACGAGAAAAGCTTGGGCGGGGCGCGCTGAGCACCGCTTCGGAGCACTCGCTCGAAAAAAGCGCCGAAAAGCTCCTGGCCGTTTACAGGAGCGCCATCGAAAAAAGAACTTAG
- a CDS encoding KGG domain-containing protein, whose amino-acid sequence MPEKKGKKGEMTVEEAGHKGGEKTAKTHGREFYQEIGHKGGEEVKEERGPEFYSQIGHKGGQKVKELVKKGEESEKK is encoded by the coding sequence ATGCCCGAGAAGAAGGGGAAGAAAGGCGAGATGACCGTCGAGGAGGCGGGCCATAAGGGCGGGGAGAAGACCGCGAAGACCCACGGCAGGGAGTTCTACCAGGAGATCGGCCACAAGGGCGGAGAGGAGGTCAAGGAAGAGAGGGGCCCCGAGTTCTATTCGCAGATAGGGCACAAGGGCGGCCAGAAGGTGAAGGAGCTCGTCAAGAAGGGCGAGGAGAGCGAGAAGAAATAG
- a CDS encoding flavodoxin family protein — translation MRVIGLAGSPRAWNSATLRLVEAAAEGAAGAGADIEVIEAAHLNIRRCRGCGRCFATGRCAQDDDFSYLAERLEAADGIIMGSPAYAGGVTAPVETIMERMCDAAHCRRFEGKYGAAISISRDGDEGYVLEHIGRFLDGCGVAVAGGLAASFDGKGDALAMAEELGKELSLAINERRLYPEHEEAKERFLREFGETIVSNKERWAHDYRYWREKGWV, via the coding sequence ATGAGAGTTATAGGCCTCGCCGGCAGCCCCAGGGCATGGAACAGCGCCACTCTTAGGCTAGTCGAGGCTGCGGCCGAGGGGGCGGCTGGCGCGGGGGCGGACATAGAGGTCATTGAGGCGGCACACCTTAACATAAGGCGGTGCCGCGGCTGCGGCCGGTGCTTCGCCACGGGGCGCTGCGCCCAGGACGACGATTTTTCCTATTTGGCGGAGCGGCTGGAGGCGGCCGACGGCATTATCATGGGCAGTCCGGCGTACGCCGGGGGCGTGACTGCGCCCGTGGAGACGATCATGGAGCGCATGTGCGACGCTGCCCACTGCAGGCGCTTCGAGGGCAAGTACGGCGCCGCCATTTCCATATCCCGTGACGGCGACGAGGGCTATGTGCTGGAGCACATCGGCCGTTTCCTGGACGGCTGTGGCGTGGCCGTGGCGGGCGGGCTGGCGGCATCGTTCGACGGGAAGGGCGATGCTCTCGCCATGGCAGAGGAGCTGGGAAAAGAGCTTTCCCTGGCAATAAACGAAAGGCGCCTCTACCCGGAACACGAGGAGGCGAAAGAGCGCTTTCTGCGGGAGTTCGGGGAGACTATCGTCTCCAATAAGGAACGGTGGGCCCACGACTACAGGTACTGGCGCGAAAAAGGGTGGGTATGA
- a CDS encoding DNA topoisomerase IV subunit A: protein MAAAKSKVGGKAAARMRLYDEIEAAAMADDFEGLYDIASSAKRADFVKMLDRLEEEGHSSMALARDILRDRRLTRDQEQAIMILSAYCLGSMVRVENALPYTFKALKVDRSSVEYDDVDGYNVTGDTVAMSTANIDQAATIAKLQFLVNHVIETVAANSVSTKRDCYYMLKNQFQKYPWMDLSGQGESDRLIDTLERIIRMQRENLNIIADPKGLIYGDITLVDEEGKEFNCHEREQGITGLAGQWEVKSHHVKAVIAIEKTGVFMDLKKLKVADELGIGLIHLGGQPARGCRALINLLSEKGIPIGVLTDLSPWSGMIAKSVLSGSIAAAHLSGLHASKAAFLGIESSDVDDWLKDVWKSVQEPLSGHDTARAQNNLSLPYMQDDYWKGENSWFVKSGKKTELEALGTAAGSPLKRKEFYKKYLRAKLKEKLKVKV, encoded by the coding sequence ATGGCAGCGGCAAAGAGTAAGGTGGGCGGAAAGGCGGCCGCCCGGATGCGCCTCTACGACGAGATCGAGGCGGCGGCGATGGCCGACGACTTCGAGGGCCTCTACGATATCGCCTCCTCCGCGAAGCGGGCGGACTTCGTGAAGATGCTGGACCGGCTGGAGGAGGAAGGGCATTCCAGCATGGCGCTGGCCCGGGATATTCTACGCGATAGGCGGCTCACCCGGGACCAGGAGCAGGCGATCATGATATTGTCGGCCTACTGCCTGGGGTCGATGGTCCGGGTGGAGAACGCGCTGCCCTATACGTTCAAGGCCCTGAAGGTCGACCGCAGCTCGGTCGAGTACGACGACGTGGACGGGTACAACGTCACGGGGGACACCGTGGCCATGAGCACCGCCAACATCGACCAGGCGGCCACCATCGCCAAGCTCCAGTTCCTGGTGAACCACGTCATCGAGACGGTGGCCGCCAACTCCGTGTCCACGAAGAGGGACTGCTACTACATGCTAAAGAACCAGTTCCAGAAGTACCCGTGGATGGACCTTAGCGGCCAGGGCGAGAGCGACCGGCTGATCGACACGCTGGAGCGCATCATCCGCATGCAGCGCGAGAACCTGAACATCATCGCCGACCCGAAGGGCCTTATTTATGGCGACATCACCCTCGTGGACGAGGAGGGAAAGGAGTTCAACTGCCATGAGCGGGAGCAGGGCATCACGGGCCTGGCCGGGCAGTGGGAGGTGAAGTCGCACCACGTCAAGGCGGTCATAGCGATAGAGAAGACCGGCGTCTTCATGGACCTTAAAAAGCTGAAGGTGGCCGACGAGCTCGGCATCGGGCTGATCCACCTGGGCGGCCAGCCCGCCCGGGGGTGCAGGGCTTTAATAAATCTCCTGTCCGAGAAGGGCATACCGATCGGAGTTTTGACCGACCTGTCGCCGTGGTCGGGAATGATCGCAAAGTCCGTGCTCAGCGGAAGCATCGCGGCCGCCCACCTGAGCGGCCTCCACGCCTCGAAGGCGGCATTCCTGGGCATCGAGTCCTCCGACGTGGACGACTGGCTCAAGGACGTGTGGAAGAGCGTGCAGGAGCCTCTGAGCGGACACGACACGGCCAGGGCCCAGAACAACCTGTCCCTGCCCTACATGCAGGACGACTACTGGAAGGGCGAGAACTCCTGGTTCGTGAAGTCCGGCAAGAAGACCGAGCTGGAGGCGCTCGGGACCGCTGCGGGCTCCCCGCTAAAGAGAAAGGAGTTCTATAAGAAGTACCTGAGGGCGAAGCTAAAGGAAAAGTTAAAAGTGAAAGTATAG
- a CDS encoding NOG1 family protein, with product MMFEKVRTVPTADELLDKAYSRAARAGRGKIKEVTDREELEESMLLTSSNIITDNLRNIAGDWPSLGRMSDFYKELTDIMVGIDRLKMSLGSLDWAASKVKEISRKYVGIMRKSQDPVLVRKQAYGRISSIVYDIDKDLRFLNDARNKLKDLPDVKEEPTIVVAGYPNVGKSSFVSDITGARPEIAQYPFTTKSVTIGHFTFKRKRYQVIDTPGLLDRPLEERNDIERQAISALRHVGNVTLFIIDPSETCGYTLKEQYNLLKEVRDFIQMPVLVAANKVDIRGGDEEVEADMRMSTLKGEGVVEVRDRLVEMIEARKPEEKPEEPGVELPPSRKKKK from the coding sequence ATGATGTTCGAGAAGGTACGCACGGTCCCCACGGCCGACGAGCTGCTGGATAAGGCCTACTCCAGGGCTGCCAGGGCCGGACGGGGAAAGATCAAGGAAGTCACCGACAGGGAGGAGCTGGAGGAGTCCATGCTCCTGACGTCGAGCAATATCATCACCGATAATCTGAGGAACATCGCCGGCGACTGGCCCAGCCTGGGCCGGATGAGCGACTTTTATAAGGAGCTTACCGATATCATGGTAGGCATTGACCGGCTCAAGATGTCCCTTGGCTCGCTGGACTGGGCCGCGTCCAAGGTCAAGGAGATCTCGAGGAAGTACGTGGGCATCATGCGGAAGAGCCAGGACCCCGTGCTCGTACGGAAGCAGGCCTACGGCCGCATCTCCTCCATCGTGTACGACATCGACAAGGACCTGCGGTTCCTGAACGACGCGAGGAATAAATTAAAGGACCTCCCGGACGTCAAGGAGGAGCCCACCATCGTCGTCGCCGGATACCCGAACGTCGGCAAGTCGAGCTTCGTGTCGGACATCACCGGGGCGAGGCCGGAGATCGCCCAGTATCCTTTTACTACGAAGAGCGTCACCATCGGCCACTTCACTTTTAAGCGAAAGCGCTACCAGGTCATCGACACCCCGGGCCTGCTGGACAGGCCGCTCGAAGAGCGGAACGACATCGAGCGCCAGGCCATCTCGGCGCTGCGCCACGTGGGCAACGTCACGCTGTTCATCATCGACCCCAGCGAGACCTGCGGGTACACGCTCAAGGAGCAGTACAACCTGTTAAAAGAGGTCCGGGACTTCATACAGATGCCGGTCCTGGTCGCCGCCAACAAGGTCGATATCCGGGGCGGGGACGAGGAAGTCGAGGCCGACATGCGCATGTCCACGCTCAAGGGCGAGGGCGTGGTCGAGGTCCGGGACCGCCTCGTGGAGATGATCGAGGCCCGTAAGCCCGAGGAGAAGCCGGAGGAGCCCGGCGTGGAGCTCCCGCCGTCCCGCAAGAAGAAGAAGTGA
- a CDS encoding PAS domain S-box protein translates to MSFKPAPSNPPDAGRTTEELLSELQALRARNAALEESEQRYREAVESANSIIIRWDMEGNLTFFNEFAEKLFGFSEDEVLGRNVVGTIVPPSESTGRDLAAMIDDVLAHPERYELNINENICKNGERVTIAWTNRAIRDEHGNAVEILSVGNDITERRRAEESLQFERLQLLSIFDSIDEVIYISDPCTYEILYANKAMQDKFGKSLIGGICYREIQDRDAPCDFCTNGIILNNKDEPCRWEFHNPTVNRDFGIVDRIIKWPDGRDVRFEIALDITERNQASESLRESEEDLRAAFEQAAVGMTHVSSDGRFLKVNQKFCDITGYTREELLKMSAQDITHPTDMDEEARLIESLLSGRLSTFSSEKRYIRKDGAVVWVNLTVTPIFHNGALAYLMGITEDITGRKQAEAALQEAKAQAELYVDLMGHDINNIHQAALGYLELARDMPGDREEHLDMAIEALMRSTRLISNVRKLQKIPNAGHAHEVDLCEVLGEVYGEYARSPGKTVMLSLNGREHCHVLADDLLRDVFSNLVGNAVKHTGKRASVLISLDEAQEGGKAHYRVSVEDDGPGIRDELKKTLFSRSLKGSPRAKGMGLGLYIVKTLVGNYGGIIRVEDRVRGDHAKGARFVILLPMIK, encoded by the coding sequence ATGAGCTTTAAACCCGCCCCCTCCAACCCTCCAGACGCAGGCAGGACGACGGAAGAGCTTCTATCCGAGCTCCAGGCGCTACGGGCCCGGAACGCCGCCCTCGAGGAAAGCGAGCAGCGATACCGGGAGGCGGTCGAGAGCGCCAACAGCATCATCATCCGCTGGGACATGGAGGGCAACTTGACTTTCTTTAACGAGTTCGCCGAGAAGCTGTTCGGCTTTTCGGAGGACGAGGTGCTGGGCAGGAACGTGGTGGGGACGATCGTGCCCCCGTCCGAGTCCACCGGCCGCGACCTGGCCGCCATGATAGACGATGTCCTGGCGCATCCCGAGCGCTACGAGCTGAACATCAACGAGAACATCTGCAAGAACGGCGAGCGGGTAACGATCGCGTGGACGAACCGGGCTATCCGCGATGAGCACGGGAACGCCGTGGAGATCCTCTCCGTGGGCAACGATATCACGGAGCGCCGGCGGGCAGAGGAATCCCTTCAGTTCGAGCGGCTGCAGCTGCTGAGCATCTTCGACAGCATCGATGAGGTCATCTATATCTCGGACCCGTGCACGTACGAGATCCTGTATGCAAACAAGGCGATGCAGGACAAGTTCGGCAAGAGCCTCATTGGAGGTATTTGTTATAGGGAGATCCAGGACAGGGACGCCCCTTGCGATTTCTGCACGAACGGCATCATCCTCAATAATAAGGACGAGCCCTGCCGGTGGGAATTCCATAATCCCACGGTGAACCGGGACTTCGGGATCGTGGACCGGATCATCAAGTGGCCCGACGGCCGGGACGTGAGGTTCGAGATCGCCCTGGACATCACCGAGCGGAATCAGGCCAGCGAGTCGCTCCGGGAGAGCGAAGAGGACCTGAGGGCGGCCTTCGAGCAGGCGGCCGTAGGCATGACGCACGTGAGCAGCGACGGCAGATTTTTAAAGGTAAACCAGAAATTCTGCGACATCACAGGGTATACCCGGGAAGAGCTTTTAAAAATGTCCGCCCAGGACATCACGCACCCGACCGACATGGACGAGGAAGCCCGGCTCATCGAAAGCTTATTGTCCGGCCGGCTGTCCACATTCTCAAGCGAAAAACGCTATATAAGGAAGGATGGCGCCGTCGTCTGGGTGAACTTGACCGTCACCCCCATATTCCATAACGGGGCGCTGGCGTACCTGATGGGGATCACCGAGGATATCACCGGCCGGAAGCAGGCTGAAGCGGCGTTACAGGAAGCGAAAGCCCAGGCCGAGCTTTACGTGGACCTGATGGGCCACGACATCAACAACATCCACCAGGCGGCCCTGGGCTACCTGGAGCTCGCACGGGATATGCCCGGCGATAGGGAGGAGCACCTGGATATGGCTATAGAGGCCCTGATGAGGAGCACCAGGCTCATCAGCAACGTGCGTAAGCTTCAGAAGATCCCGAACGCCGGCCATGCCCACGAGGTGGACCTGTGCGAGGTGCTGGGCGAGGTGTACGGCGAGTACGCGAGGTCCCCCGGCAAGACGGTGATGCTGAGCCTCAACGGCCGCGAGCATTGCCACGTCCTCGCGGACGACCTGCTCCGGGACGTGTTCTCGAACCTCGTGGGCAACGCGGTGAAGCACACCGGGAAGCGCGCGAGCGTCCTCATCAGCCTGGACGAGGCACAGGAGGGCGGGAAAGCGCATTACCGGGTCTCGGTGGAGGACGACGGCCCCGGCATCCGGGACGAGCTCAAGAAGACGCTCTTCAGCCGCTCGCTCAAGGGGTCGCCACGGGCAAAGGGCATGGGCCTGGGGCTGTATATTGTGAAGACGCTCGTCGGGAACTATGGCGGCATCATACGTGTCGAGGACCGCGTAAGGGGAGACCATGCGAAGGGCGCCCGGTTCGTGATCTTGCTCCCTATGATAAAATAG
- a CDS encoding DUF362 domain-containing protein gives MSRSIWLVALIKKTFSGRFTLARTTGLPVIGGIVDHLFFRDDRMVYLPMDRVVQINKKLEEPSQSFLPSAVAEHFVRSASRRWVMNECICRSASHCEDYPAGLGCLFLGEAAAHIDPRLGRPVSEAEALEHLKKCRDAGLVHMIGRDRLDAVWLGVSPGHKLMTICSCCPCCCLWKMLPVLSGDIGSRFVKMPGVSVSVRDSCIGCGKCERACFLSAIKVVDGRAAIGGDCRGCGRCADVCPSKAIVVSVDDRMAEAIAMVTSSADIS, from the coding sequence ATGTCCCGGTCCATCTGGCTGGTCGCGCTTATCAAGAAGACCTTCTCAGGCCGTTTCACGCTGGCCCGTACCACCGGGCTCCCGGTCATCGGGGGCATCGTCGACCATCTATTCTTCAGGGACGACCGGATGGTATACCTGCCCATGGACCGCGTGGTGCAGATCAATAAAAAGCTCGAAGAGCCTTCCCAATCCTTTTTACCCTCGGCCGTGGCGGAGCACTTCGTGAGGAGCGCGAGCCGGCGCTGGGTCATGAACGAGTGCATCTGCCGCTCGGCAAGCCACTGTGAAGATTATCCTGCCGGGCTGGGCTGTCTCTTTTTAGGCGAGGCCGCCGCCCACATCGACCCGAGGCTTGGCCGCCCCGTTTCCGAGGCGGAGGCGCTCGAGCACCTGAAAAAGTGCCGGGACGCGGGGCTCGTGCACATGATCGGCAGGGACCGGCTGGACGCCGTCTGGCTGGGCGTGAGCCCCGGCCATAAGCTCATGACCATCTGCAGCTGCTGCCCGTGCTGCTGCCTGTGGAAGATGCTGCCCGTACTGTCCGGGGACATTGGCTCCAGGTTCGTGAAGATGCCGGGCGTGAGCGTGTCCGTCCGGGACTCATGCATCGGCTGCGGCAAGTGCGAGAGGGCGTGCTTCCTGAGTGCCATTAAGGTCGTGGACGGCCGCGCCGCCATAGGCGGCGATTGCCGGGGCTGCGGGCGCTGCGCCGACGTCTGCCCCAGCAAGGCCATCGTCGTAAGCGTTGACGACCGCATGGCCGAGGCCATCGCCATGGTCACATCGTCGGCCGATATTAGCTAA